In Candidatus Poribacteria bacterium, the genomic window GCCCCTGCCCGACAGGTTGACGACGATGACGGCGTCCTTGCCCAGCGCTGGGGCGAGTTCCGTCAGGTGCGCGACGGCGTGCGCCGATTCGAGCGCGGAGATGATCCCCTCCGTTCGGCAGAGGAGCTGGAACCCCTCGACCGCCTGGTCGTCCGTGACGGCGACGTACTCGGCGCGTCCCGTGGCGCGGTAA contains:
- a CDS encoding pyridoxal-phosphate dependent enzyme, translating into FHGAKCYLLQEEDGQVAPAHSISAGLDYPGVGPEHSYYRATGRAEYVAVTDDQAVEGFQLLCRTEGIISALESAHAVAHLTELAPALGKDAVIVVNLSGRGDKDTGTIAEALGVEL